The Dermacentor variabilis isolate Ectoservices chromosome 4, ASM5094787v1, whole genome shotgun sequence genome contains the following window.
AACACTAGCTGTTGGGCTCGAAATAAGAAGTGTCTGGGCACGCACGGCCGATGCACCTAATCTCGGGCTCAGCCTATACCATCAGACGTTGCTGGCTGGCTCCAGAGTGCCCCAGTGGCCGCCAATCGTGCGCTCTACGCAAGGGTTACGCACACCAAACATAATTCCCCTGCCTTTGTCTTATTTGTAAATTTCTGCCCTCTCTTGATGAAACTTGTGCATTTGGACAAGCCAGTAGCAAAATGCAGCATGTTGCTATGAGGCAGGATAATGTATACTGTGTTGAACCGATTCAGTGTTGCGAACTGTTATAAATTCTGCAAACTGGAACGAAATTGGAGCATGTTGAACATGAATTGGACCAGCATTTCTTTTCCGGTTTGCCACCCTGGTAGGAATGAGTAGCACAAATGCAGCTCAGGCTTGGTAGTTAATAGCGTTTTCATCCTTCTCTAAATGCTGCTGCTCTCTGTTTTGAAGATGCAACTAAGAATATAGATGTGCGAAGTAAACGTTTATAAAGCAGTAAAAAGCTCAAACGTCAATGTAAACAATAAGGGCTGAAGTGCTGCTGTACTACTCTCTTGAAGCCTCAATATCTTATTGCATtgaattttttgtttttctttctttcacaggTTGCTGCATTCCAAGAGAAGGTAGAACGGATCCTCAACTCATGGAAGAAAATTAAGGTGCCTCCTACTTGAACTTCTGCTACGCCCGATTTCGAAACCAGAGCCTCATATTTCGCATTGTGTTCAAATTTATGAAAGACTGTCAAAAGGCACAAGCGACACGCCGCTCGTTCCCTCAATAAACGTTATTTATTTACTTCCCGAGTTATCACTCCCTCCCTATCCCCAATGCAGACCTCCTGTTAATTCCTTTTCTCCAAGACATCGCAAAGATTAAGCGTCCTCAAGGCTTTTCATCACTTTGTAAGCTTGCTTTAGTTCGTGCAGCAGCACACCACACTTCTCCGCAGACATAGTGAAATGCACAGGCTTGACTTCGTCGCCTTGCCTTACGGCGAGCTTCATCTGAACCGACGGTTGGCACACTTCGCCCGCAACGCTCGACTCGAGCACGTAGTCCAGGCGCCACTGAGGTGTTCCTTCGAGCGACGACAGCCTTAGACTTTGCTCTTTCAGCACGGCTAGTATCTCGGTACAGCGATCGGCGTAGACCTTGCTCAATGAGACCGCGTGCTCCCTAGGGAGACCTAGCTGCGTGAGTTCGTTGACAAGCGTCTCCTCGTCGACAGAAAACTTTGTGGAGTTCTTCAGTATAAATTCCAAAGCCATGAGCACGCCTTTGACATCGTCCTCCGTGAACTTGGAGTCTGCCGTCAGTTTAGCCACCTTGTCGAAGTCTATCTGTGAATGCAGGAGGCCGTTAACTACTTGGGCGCAAAGCAACTTCACTTTCACGGAGCTGATCTTCGAGAGAGAGCCAATTTCGGCAAGAAGCCAATCGGGGCAATCCCGGTCACCGCAAAACTTGAACAACATAGCGTCACGGTAACGGCCTGGTCAACGTTGTGGACCTCTTGTTTTCCTGGTGTAATCGGCAGTACACACATACAGCACGCGACACTTCGACTACACTTGCGTTCCTCCCACTTGTGTCGGTTTGGTTTGCGCAG
Protein-coding sequences here:
- the LOC142579056 gene encoding COMM domain-containing protein 4; this encodes MLFKFCGDRDCPDWLLAEIGSLSKISSVKVKLLCAQVVNGLLHSQIDFDKVAKLTADSKFTEDDVKGVLMALEFILKNSTKFSVDEETLVNELTQLGLPREHAVSLSKVYADRCTEILAVLKEQSLRLSSLEGTPQWRLDYVLESSVAGEVCQPSVQMKLAVRQGDEVKPVHFTMSAEKCGVLLHELKQAYKVMKSLEDA